Below is a window of Herminiimonas arsenicoxydans DNA.
GACGATTGCAACCGACCTGGATCCGACCACACTGGTTGTTAAAACTGTTCTGAACGGCGATGTTCGTCAAAACTATCCAATCAGCGATATGCGTTTCTCCACGCAGCAATTGGTAAGCATGATTTCCGCCGATATGACGCTGTTCCCAGGCGACATCATCCTGTGCGGCACCTCGGTAGGTGTCGGTTCGATGAAGCCGGGTAGCGTCGTGGAAGTTGAGATTGCCGGAATTGGCAAACTCGTAAACGATTTTAAATAATAGTGGCGAGGTAAAAGATATGAAAATTGCAGTTATTGGAGCAGGCGCAATCGGTGGTTACGTTGGCGTAAAACTGGCATTGGCAGGTGAAGATGTAACCTTCATCGTTCGTGGTGCCAATCTGGAAGCCATTCGCAAAAACGGCGCCAAGCTGATCATGCACGATGGTTCCGAGCACGTTGCATCCAACGTCAAGGCAACCAACAATTACGACGAAGCGGGGCATCAGGACATTATCGTGCTGGCAATGAAGGCGCATCAACTCGAAGCGATCGCCGACGACCTGCCAAAACTGATTGGCCCTGAAACCGTCATCGTCACCATGCAAAACGGTATTCCGTTCTGGTACTTCCACAAGCATGGCGGCAAACTGGCTGGCACACGTGTTGAAAGCGTCGATCCGACTGGCAAGATTACCGCCAAGATTCCTGCTGATCGCGTACTTGGTTGCGTTGTTTATCCTGCATCGGAATTGATCGCCCCAGGCGTCATCAAACACATTGAAGGTGATCGTTTCCCTATCGGCGAACTCGATGGTTCGATCAGCGAACGTGCAACCCGCGTTTCGGAATGCTTTACCAATGCAGGATTCAAATCACCTGTGCTGGAGAACATCCGTTCCGAAATGTGGCTCAAGCTGTGGGGCAATCTGACGTTCAACCCTATCAGCGCGCTGTCGCACTCGACCTTGCAGGATATCTGCCAATTCCCGCTGTCGCGCGAACTGGCAGCCGCCATGATGACTGAAGCGCAAACCGTGGCGAACAAGCTGGGCATCGAATTCCGCGTCACGCTCGATAAGCGCATCGCTGGTGCTGAAAAAGTAGGCAAGCACAAGACCTCGATGCTGCAAGACGTTGAAGCCGGTC
It encodes the following:
- the abpA gene encoding 2-dehydropantoate 2-reductase (Ketopantoate reductase) (KPA reductase) (KPR) (Evidence 2b : Function of strongly homologous gene; PubMedId : 11724562; Product type e : enzyme) — protein: MKIAVIGAGAIGGYVGVKLALAGEDVTFIVRGANLEAIRKNGAKLIMHDGSEHVASNVKATNNYDEAGHQDIIVLAMKAHQLEAIADDLPKLIGPETVIVTMQNGIPFWYFHKHGGKLAGTRVESVDPTGKITAKIPADRVLGCVVYPASELIAPGVIKHIEGDRFPIGELDGSISERATRVSECFTNAGFKSPVLENIRSEMWLKLWGNLTFNPISALSHSTLQDICQFPLSRELAAAMMTEAQTVANKLGIEFRVTLDKRIAGAEKVGKHKTSMLQDVEAGRDPEIDALVGSVVELGRLTETPTPHIDTVYALVKLLAKTMEEESGQVKLQKVA